In bacterium, a single window of DNA contains:
- a CDS encoding DUF4342 domain-containing protein: protein MDEKKIHTEEFEINGDRLVAEVKKLVHAGNIRRITIKNEEGKSLIEIPLTVGVVVGLLAPVLAAVGAVAALTTKCVIVVERVETDA from the coding sequence ATGGACGAGAAGAAGATCCACACCGAGGAATTCGAGATCAACGGCGACCGGCTCGTGGCCGAGGTCAAGAAGCTGGTGCACGCCGGCAACATCCGGCGCATCACGATCAAGAACGAGGAAGGCAAGTCCCTGATCGAGATCCCGCTGACCGTCGGCGTGGTCGTCGGGCTGCTGGCGCCGGTGCTCGCGGCCGTCGGGGCCGTCGCGGCGTTGACGACCAAGTGCGTCATCGTCGTGGAGCGCGTCGAGACCGACGCCTGA